Within Celeribacter marinus, the genomic segment GACGATCAATACCTTGGTTGGTGTGTCGAATGTTGGCGTCTCAAGAATATTGTGGGTTTCACTCGCGGCCATTATACGTCTCCGTCGATTTTTCGGGTGCCGGTGATAGACAGCCCATACGCCTCAAGCCCCACCACTTTGGGCTTGGGGTTATTGGTGACAAGTTCCAGTTGAGATAGGCCAAGAGCTGCAAGAATTTGCGCACCTAGACCATACTGGCGTAACGTCTGCGGGCTTGCCGCATCCTCCCCCGCCATTTTCATATCGAGATCGCGCAGCAACACGACAACGCCGCGCCCCTCGGCGGCGATCAATTCCATCGCCCCCTCAATTTCGCGGGACGTGCGACCGATGCCAAGCACATCTTCGAGCGGGTTGAGCGCATGCATCCGCGTCAAAACCGGCGCATCCGTGCTCAAATCACCCTTGGACAGAACAACATGCTCGGCCCCTTGCAGATCATCCGTGAACACCTGCATATCCCACGCGCCACCAAAGGCAGAGGTCACGGTGCGATGCGCTGTGCGCGTCACGAGATTGTCGTGGCGGCGGCGATAGGCGATCAGGTCGGAAATTGTCCCGATCTTGAGGTTGTGTTTTTGTGCAAAGGATACCAGCTCGGGCAGACGCGACATCGAGCCGTCATCATTCATAATCTCGCAGATCACCGATGAGGGCTGTAGCCCTGCCAAACGCGCCACATCAACGCCCGCCTCGGTATGACCCGCGCGCACCAACACGCCGCCATCCTTAGCGCGCAGCGGGAACACGTGGCCCGGCGTGGCAATATCGGCAGAGGTCTTGGATGGATCAATCGCCACGGCAACCGTGCGGGCGCGGTCATGGGCGGAGATGCCCGTCGACACACCCTCTTTGGCTTCGATCGAAATGGTAAACGCCGTCTCATGGCGGCTAGAATTGCTCGTGGCCATCAGAGGCAGCTCAAGCGCGTCGATGCGCTCGGACGTGAGCGTCAGACAAATAAGCCCGCGTCCGTGAGTGGCCATAAAGTTGATCGCCTCAGGGGTCGCCATTTGAGACGGGATCACCAGATCGCCCTCGTTCTCGCGGTCCTCGTGGTCGATCAGGATAAACATCCGACCATTGCGGGCATCCTCGATGATTTCCTCAATGGAGGAAACGGCACTGGCGTAGCTCTCGTTTAGGTCGCTCATAAATATCTCTTTTCGCAGATCGGAAGGAATGGCGCACGGTGTTGCCCCGCGATACCCTGTCACACCGCACTTTGAAAGTGCGACGCAGCGCTCTTAGTCAAACTCGGCCAAGCGGGCCCCATAGCGCGCGAGGGTGTCGATCTCCAGATTGATCACATCGCCCACCGATGCAGCCCCCCATGTCGTGACCTGTTGCGTGTGCGGAATGATGTTCACGCCGAACCGACAACCATCGACCTCATTGACCGTGAACGATGTGCCGTCCAAGGCCACCGAGCCTTTGGGGGCCACGAATTTGGCAAGGGCCTCGGGCGCGTCAAACACAAATCGCGTGCTCTCGCCCTCGTCCGTCATCGATACAATCGTCGCCACACCATCCACATGACCCGACACGATATGACCGCCAAGCTCGTCACCAAGGCGCAAAGCACGTTCGAGATTGAGCGCGCTGCCGACAGCCCAATCACGGATATTCGTTTTGCTCACACTTTCTGCCGAGATTTGCACGTCAAACCAGTTTTGCGGCGCAGTGCCGAGCGCAATCACCGTCAAACAAACACCGCTACAGGCAATCGACGCGCCGATGTCGATCCCGTCCACATCGTAATCGCACCCGATCCGCGCGCGCAAATCGCCCTTTTGCTCAAGCTCCAGAACGTGCCCTACATTAGTGATGATGCCTGTAAACATGGTGTTTTCCTCTCGAATTCGCCCCAAGAGGTAACGCTGTGCCGCCCCCCTTACAAGGCCGATTGCGTCACATCCCGATATCGCGCGGCTATGTCTTAATTGACACGCCGCTCATAAACCCGAAAACTAAGCCACACATTGGCCCGATTATTCCTCTATGTCGTTCTGAATTGGTAATAAAAGCGACCCCCGACATGCGTGATCCCGTAACCAGTAACAGCCCAGACCAGTGCCTCGACGAGACGCGCGTGTTTCTCATGCTCCAAGGACCGCACGGGCCATATTTTTGGCAGTTGGGCAAAATGTTGCGCGCGGCGGGTGCCACCGTTTGGCGGGTCGGATTTAACGCGGGCGACCGCGCCTTTTGGTTCTCGACCAAGACATTTCTGCCCTACACCGATACGCCTGAGGCATGGCCTGACACCTTTCAATCCATCGTCGCGGACAAGGGTGTTACCGACATCGTTTTGTACGGCGACCCGCGCCCCGTGCATGCCCTCGCCGTAGCCCGCGCCAAAGAGTTGGGCCTGCGCATCCACGTCTTTGAGGAGGGCTATCTGCGGCCGTTCTGGATCACCTACGAGCGTGATGGGGCCAACGGACATTCCGCTCTGATGGGCCTGAGTGTGGAGCAAATGCGCACGGCATTGGCGAACATTGATCACGACAATATCGAGGCACCCGACCATTGGGGCGACATGCGCCAACACATCTTTTACGGCGCGCTCTACCACTGGTTTGTGATGTTTCGAAACGGCGCGTTCAAACATTTTCGCGGCCACCGCGAATTGCCAGTGACCTACGAATTCATGCTCTATTTCAAACGCTTGATCATGATGCCCCTGCACCGCGCGTCTCGCCGCTGGCGCACGTGGCGCATTCGCCGCTCTGGTCATCCATTTCATATCGCCCTGCTGCAACTTGAACATGATGCCAGTTTTCAGGTGCATTCGCACTACTCCACCATGCCCGAGTTTATCTCGGACGTGATCGACGGGTTTGCCAAAGGCGCGCCGCGCCACCACCACCTCGTGTTCAAAGCACATCCGCTCGAAAGTGACCGCCGCAATCTGTTGGCCGAGGTTAAACGACTTGCCGCAAATTTTGGCGTCACAGGACGCGTGCATTTCGTGCGCGGTGGTAAGCTTGCCTCCTTGCTCAACTATGCTCGCTCGGCCGTGACCGTAAATTCGACCGCCGGCCAACAAGCCCTCGCGCGCGGCTTGCCCTTGCGCACATTTGGCACCGCCGTCTTTGCCAAACCCGAATTTGTCTCGCATCAATCCCTCGACGCGTTTTTTATGCACCCCGAGCGGCCTGACACCCGCGCCTACAAAGATTATCGTCAATTCCTATTGGAAACCAGTCAGGTTCCCGGCGGGTTCTATTCCGCGCGCGGGCGGCGTCAATTGCTGCGTCTTGTCGTCGATATGATGCTGGCGCAACACGGGCCCTATGACGCGCTGATCAACGGAAATGCCCACCCCCGCCCGTCTTTGCGGCCCACGCGGTGATCAAACGCCGTTCAGATCTACCGCTACATTTAGAGCCAAACAACACGCGCCATACACTCACTGGCCATGCCATGACAGGTCGCGGCGCATAGGCAACACCTTACGGCGCGAAAACTCACCGCACCGCCTGCACAGTGGATTTTGATCCCGCAATCAGGTATTTATCCCCAAAAGCTTGTAAAAAGCATCGAGAGGTAGAGCAGTGAACGTATTTAAATCGCGCATGGCCCGTGCCGTGGTCGCAGCCGCGCTTTTGGCCAGCGTAACCGCCTGTGGTCTCCCCCGATCCGGTCCCAACAAAAAAGAAATCTTTGCAGGTTCTGTCCTAAACGATGGCGACGCATTTATTATCGCCGTGAACGACCGCGTCACTGCGGCTACGGGCGTCACTCAATCGCTTGGTTTCACCCAATCCTTTGTCAGCGCGGGCGTTGTCGGCTCCGACACGATCAATCCCGGAGACACCTTGGCGTTGACCATTTGGGAAAACGTCGATGACGGCCTGCTCGCCAACCAAGGGGCCAACGCAACTGTCCTTAACCAAGTTCAAGTGGACGGTGCGGGCTTTATCTTTGTCCCATACGCGGGCCGGATCAAAGCTGCGGGCAACAGCCCCGAAGCAATCCGCCGCATCATTACCGAAAAGCTCGACACCCAAACCCCCGACCCGCAAGTTCTCGTATCCCGCGTGGCCGGTGATGGCGCAACAGTGACGGTCGCGGGTTCCATCAATGGCCGTGGCGTCTACCCGATCGAGCGCCCAACACGCACGCTATCCGCGATGCTAGCGGCGGCAGGTGGCGTGAACGTCAGCCCCGACATTGCCCGCGTCAAAGTCACCCGTGGCGGCAAAACAGGCACCGTTTGGTATGAGGACATCTTTACCGAACCAAATTACGATATTGCTCTACGCAACGGCGACCGCATTTTGATTGAAGCCGACCCACGCGAATTTATGGCGCTAGGCGCAACCGGCGCGCAAACCGTTGTGCCCTTTGAAAGCCGGACACTCTCCGCCCTTGAGGCCATCGCACGTGTTGGCGGCTTGCAAACCAATAGCGCCGATCCAACGGGCGTCTTTGTGTTTCGCAATGAAAACGAGGCCATTTCCAAACAGGTATTGGGCCGCGACGACATCACAGGCACACAGCGCCTCGTCTACGTTCTCAATCTGACAGAGCCGAACGGGCTGTTTATGGCGCGTGATTTCATCATCCGCGATGGCGACACGGTTTACGTCACCGAAGCTCCGTTTGTGCAGTGGCAAAAAACGCTGGGCGCGATCAACGGATCGATATCGGCGGCTGACTCGCTGGCCGCTAGCGTTCAATAAACGGCACCATGAGCCACTCATGGAGCACGCCTAGCACCGCCTCGAACACTGGTTCGGGGCGGTGTTCTATATCCGCCGAGCTGCACGACCATCCAACACTTTTCACCCTCGCCAAAACCCGCACGCAATCGTCGCCGCCCCCCGCATGGATCGGCCCCGCTCCCCTATGGGCCGACATGGCCCCCACAGGACTTTGGGCGGACGCATTGGCATGCCCTCTCACTGGTAAGCGCTCTGACCTTGAGCACTTGCTCGCCTGCGCACCGTTGGATGACACCGCATTACTAGACCGCGCGCGTGCGGGGATCGCGTGGTGGCAATCATCGCAAATATGCAAGTATTCAGCGCACTCGGAGCATAATCCAAAGATAAATGTTCCATATGTCCTCGTTTTAGATCAGCCCAAATCGGACGAAAGCTTCGAGACAGGCTCGGATACCGATGCTCTGTTGCGCGAAATGCTCGTCTTTGCCCAGACCGAGCTGACTCGCACCCATGTGGTCATTCTCACCGTCGACGGGGGCCATTTCAGCGCGACAGATGCGTCCGAAACCATCACCGTGGTGCCGCATACAGCCAATCCGTGGCCGTTACTCGAATACGCCACGCGCATCTATTCACACAGTGCCTCTCTTGGATTTGAGGCCATTTTGTCAGGCCACCACCCGCGCGTTTTCGGACAGCCATGGTACGCAGGATGGGGCCTAACAGACGACGAAAATCCTGTACCGCACCGCGCGCGCACACTCACCCGCGCACAACTTTTTGCCGCGTCCATGATCCTTTACCCCACATGGATCAATCCGCGCACCGGCGCGCCTTGCGATTTCGAAGAGGCCATGGCCCACGCACAGGCCCGCCACCGCGCCGCCCGCGAGGACGCGCATGGATATGTCGCGTCCGGATTGGCACGCTGGAAACACAAACACATGCGCCGCACCTTTGGCCGAGCGCGATTTGAGATCACCAACGATCCTCATAAAATTGCCTTGGCGAAAAACCGTGGTGCGCGTCACATGGCGTGGGGAGCCCATGAA encodes:
- a CDS encoding polysaccharide biosynthesis/export family protein — its product is MARAVVAAALLASVTACGLPRSGPNKKEIFAGSVLNDGDAFIIAVNDRVTAATGVTQSLGFTQSFVSAGVVGSDTINPGDTLALTIWENVDDGLLANQGANATVLNQVQVDGAGFIFVPYAGRIKAAGNSPEAIRRIITEKLDTQTPDPQVLVSRVAGDGATVTVAGSINGRGVYPIERPTRTLSAMLAAAGGVNVSPDIARVKVTRGGKTGTVWYEDIFTEPNYDIALRNGDRILIEADPREFMALGATGAQTVVPFESRTLSALEAIARVGGLQTNSADPTGVFVFRNENEAISKQVLGRDDITGTQRLVYVLNLTEPNGLFMARDFIIRDGDTVYVTEAPFVQWQKTLGAINGSISAADSLAASVQ
- a CDS encoding riboflavin synthase, whose amino-acid sequence is MFTGIITNVGHVLELEQKGDLRARIGCDYDVDGIDIGASIACSGVCLTVIALGTAPQNWFDVQISAESVSKTNIRDWAVGSALNLERALRLGDELGGHIVSGHVDGVATIVSMTDEGESTRFVFDAPEALAKFVAPKGSVALDGTSFTVNEVDGCRFGVNIIPHTQQVTTWGAASVGDVINLEIDTLARYGARLAEFD
- a CDS encoding capsule biosynthesis protein, encoding MRDPVTSNSPDQCLDETRVFLMLQGPHGPYFWQLGKMLRAAGATVWRVGFNAGDRAFWFSTKTFLPYTDTPEAWPDTFQSIVADKGVTDIVLYGDPRPVHALAVARAKELGLRIHVFEEGYLRPFWITYERDGANGHSALMGLSVEQMRTALANIDHDNIEAPDHWGDMRQHIFYGALYHWFVMFRNGAFKHFRGHRELPVTYEFMLYFKRLIMMPLHRASRRWRTWRIRRSGHPFHIALLQLEHDASFQVHSHYSTMPEFISDVIDGFAKGAPRHHHLVFKAHPLESDRRNLLAEVKRLAANFGVTGRVHFVRGGKLASLLNYARSAVTVNSTAGQQALARGLPLRTFGTAVFAKPEFVSHQSLDAFFMHPERPDTRAYKDYRQFLLETSQVPGGFYSARGRRQLLRLVVDMMLAQHGPYDALINGNAHPRPSLRPTR
- the ribB gene encoding 3,4-dihydroxy-2-butanone-4-phosphate synthase; amino-acid sequence: MSDLNESYASAVSSIEEIIEDARNGRMFILIDHEDRENEGDLVIPSQMATPEAINFMATHGRGLICLTLTSERIDALELPLMATSNSSRHETAFTISIEAKEGVSTGISAHDRARTVAVAIDPSKTSADIATPGHVFPLRAKDGGVLVRAGHTEAGVDVARLAGLQPSSVICEIMNDDGSMSRLPELVSFAQKHNLKIGTISDLIAYRRRHDNLVTRTAHRTVTSAFGGAWDMQVFTDDLQGAEHVVLSKGDLSTDAPVLTRMHALNPLEDVLGIGRTSREIEGAMELIAAEGRGVVVLLRDLDMKMAGEDAASPQTLRQYGLGAQILAALGLSQLELVTNNPKPKVVGLEAYGLSITGTRKIDGDV
- a CDS encoding capsular polysaccharide biosynthesis protein gives rise to the protein MSHSWSTPSTASNTGSGRCSISAELHDHPTLFTLAKTRTQSSPPPAWIGPAPLWADMAPTGLWADALACPLTGKRSDLEHLLACAPLDDTALLDRARAGIAWWQSSQICKYSAHSEHNPKINVPYVLVLDQPKSDESFETGSDTDALLREMLVFAQTELTRTHVVILTVDGGHFSATDASETITVVPHTANPWPLLEYATRIYSHSASLGFEAILSGHHPRVFGQPWYAGWGLTDDENPVPHRARTLTRAQLFAASMILYPTWINPRTGAPCDFEEAMAHAQARHRAAREDAHGYVASGLARWKHKHMRRTFGRARFEITNDPHKIALAKNRGARHMAWGAHETADIRVEDGFLRSKGLGAALIAPVSLTLDENRIYFDPTRPSQLEKLITQRADLPEFARRRIRAFLTRLHTARLTKYNTRTTHVELPQGEKILVVGQVEDDASIKLGAGEIATSRDLVRAARTAHPTAYIVFKPHPDVEAGLRKGDLAEIRDLCNLIAHNADPISLIEACDRVWTMTSLLGFEALLRATPVTCTGTPFYAGWGLTDDRGVVPARRAARPSLEGLAHAVLIDFPRYSDPATGAPISPEDAVDLLITQGQGRSAFAQYALARLIQLRNRFVK